In Rhodopirellula sp. P2, the DNA window AGCACCTGGATGATGGCATTGGCAAGGTCGTGGCGTCGATTGAAGCAGCAGGGATTGAAGACAACACAATCATCCTCTTTTCATCTGACAACGGGGGTTCGATTCCGCACGCGCAGAGCAACGGCCAACTGCGGGGCGGCAAGCAGGATCACTGGGAAGGCGGGATTCGGGTTCCGACCTGTGTCGTTTGGCCCGGGAAGATTCCGCCGCAACGATCCAACGCGATCGGCATGACGATGGATTTCTTGCCCACGCTGTGCGAGATCGCGGGGGCGAAGGTCAGGTTCCCCATCGACGGCAGGAGCCTCACCGACATTTGGCTGCGAGGCGGGAGCGGGGATCCCGAACGCACGTTGGTTTGGGTGCGTCGCGAGGGAAATGACCGTTATCAGGGGCGGGCTTATTATGCGATTCGCAAGGGGCCTTGGAAGTTGCAGCAAAGTTCGCCCTTTGAACCCATGGTGTTGGTGAACTTGGATCACGATCCCCTGGAGAAAGCCCCGCAACCGGCGAGCAATGCGATTGCACGTGGTTTGCGGGAGGAGCTGATGCTGCATTTGCAACGAGCTGGTGCCGTCCCCTGGCAGCCCTGAGCCCTGTCGTCCCTTCGAGGCTGAGCCAAGGGCTGGATGATTTGCTTGCCTGCGTGTGGGACACTGCCTATTGTTATCGCGATGCCAAGAGACAACGGAAGACGAGAAACACCTCGTCGGTTTCACAGGAGCACTTGTGAAGCCATGCGATCACGGACCTGTGATCACATTGAGTGAAGTTGTTTCTTTCTGCGCACTGGAGGCGCATCACGCGGTGAAAGTCGTGCCTGATCGGCACGATCCACCCCAGCGACAAACTTGCCTTGACCGGCAAACCTTTCGTCGCCGCAACAACCGACCGCTTGTTCAACGGGTCGTGCGGTTTGGAGCAAACAGGGTGATATTTCATCGGCATGGTTTTTTGACCGGGCACGTTTTGTGACCTAAGTTTGCTCAGCCCCACGGTTCGGAGTGTCTTCCGCGGGGCTTGGACTCACCCCGGTCCAGCATTCCCCCTCCAACGACACTCGCGATGGAATCGGCGCATGGACCTGTTAACGACGATCAACCGATGCTTTGCTTTCAACCAGCAAACGCTCCAATCGAACGCTGGCAAAGCGATTGCCAAGCACGCTCGTCCGCGACGAGTTGCTGGACGCTTGCGGACGTTCGCGTTGGTCTTCGGTGCCTTCGCCGTCGGTGGTTCCTCGATGCCGGCCTTCGCCCAAGGCTATGTGCCTTCTCGTGGCCCGGCTGTTTCCGCCCCGACCAACGACGCGGAACGCAAACTTGAAGAACAGGAACGTGCCCGTGCATTGGCCGACGGCATTGAACTGGAAGACGCGGGCCAGTGGAGCGATGCAATCGACCACTACGAAGCCGCGACTCGCCGCTTCCCACAAGATCGCATCTTGTATCAACGGTTGTTGATCAGTCGCTTGCGATTTGATGTCAATCGTCGCTACCAAGATCAAACGTACCAACGGTCGCTGCGAGACATGACGACTTCTCAGTCGCTCGACCTGTACAGCGAGATCCTGGCCAACCTGCAAACACACTACGTGGACACGATTGAGTGGTCCCGAGTGTTGCTGCACGGGACCGCCGCTCTGGAAACGGCGCTCGACGACGAAACCTTCGTCCAAACGATGTTGCCCAACACATCGCCGGAAAAGATTGAAAAGTTCCGGATGGAGATCCATCACCGAATCAGTCAACGATCGACACAAAGTCGCTTTGATTTGCGAGCCACCGTTTCGCAGGTCGCCTCCATGGCTCAACAAGAACTCGGACTGAGTGGCACCGCGACCGTGCTGGAATTCGTTTCCGGTGCCGTGTCGACGCTGGACACCTACACCCGATTGCTGTCACCGGGACAACTGGACGACATGTTCAGCACCATCGATGGCAACTTCGTGGGCTTGGGCGTGGAACTGAAACCTGGCGAAGATTGCTTGAAGATCCTGTCAGTGATCCCAGGTGGTCCTGCGGATGAAGCGGGCATTGTGGCGGGCGATCGAATCATGGGGGTCGACGCGACTTCCGCGGCCGATCGAGACCCTGACTACGTGGC includes these proteins:
- a CDS encoding S41 family peptidase; amino-acid sequence: MDLLTTINRCFAFNQQTLQSNAGKAIAKHARPRRVAGRLRTFALVFGAFAVGGSSMPAFAQGYVPSRGPAVSAPTNDAERKLEEQERARALADGIELEDAGQWSDAIDHYEAATRRFPQDRILYQRLLISRLRFDVNRRYQDQTYQRSLRDMTTSQSLDLYSEILANLQTHYVDTIEWSRVLLHGTAALETALDDETFVQTMLPNTSPEKIEKFRMEIHHRISQRSTQSRFDLRATVSQVASMAQQELGLSGTATVLEFVSGAVSTLDTYTRLLSPGQLDDMFSTIDGNFVGLGVELKPGEDCLKILSVIPGGPADEAGIVAGDRIMGVDATSAADRDPDYVADLLRGPEGSTVALQIVSVDQSPRSIHVARRRVDVPCVENVHLVDAEAKTGYFRLTNFQKSTPAEVEQALWTLSRQGMRSLIIDLRDNPGGLLPASVEVADRFIESGRILTTRGRNARENFDYSAHRANTWNVPLAVLIDRNSASASEIFSGAIRDSNRGTIVGEKSYGKGSVQGIFRMQAAQFGLCLTTAKFYSPSGRAISENGVEPHLSVPPTYIAARPDENGRLVTELEDDVLQHAIEHLAQSAN